One Schistocerca cancellata isolate TAMUIC-IGC-003103 chromosome 1, iqSchCanc2.1, whole genome shotgun sequence genomic region harbors:
- the LOC126103747 gene encoding adhesive plaque matrix protein-like produces MAKMPFWNPLRHLPTISCNADYIANFLYFLYFTITCLLPTYAAAKPTYAAAKPTYAAAKPTYAAAKPTYAAAKPTYAAAKPTYAAAKPTYAAAKPTYAAAKPTYAAAKPTYAAAKPTYAAAKPTYAAAKPTYAAAKPTYAAAKPTYAAAKPTYAAAKPTYAAAKPTYAAAKPTYAAAKPTYAAAKPTYAAAKPTYAAAKPTYAAAKPTYAAAKPTYAAAKPTYAAAKPTYAAAKPTYAAAKPTYAAAKPTYAAAKPTYAAAKPTYAAAKPTYAAAKPTYAAAKPTYAAAKPTYAAAKPTYAAAKPTYAAAKPTYAAAKPTYAAAKPTYAAAKPTYAAAKPTYAAAKPTYAAAKPTYAAAKPTYAAAKPTYAAAKPTYAAAKPTYAAAKPTYAAAKPTYAAAKPTYAAAKPTYAAAKPTYAAAKPTYAAAKPTYAAAKPTYAAAKPTYAAAKPTYAAAKPTYAAAKPTYAAAKPTYAAAKPTYAAAKPTYAAAKPTYAAAKPTYAAAKPTYAAAKPTYAAAKPTYAAQCRHYYSVRDVLRGTMPNSHENVSLC; encoded by the exons ATGGCGAAAATG cctttctggaaccCCTTAAGACACTTGCCTACAATTAGCTGTAATGCAGATTATATTgccaattttttatattttttgtattttactatcacctgtttattacctacatacgccgccgctaaacctacatacgccgccgctaaacctacatacgccgccgctaaacctacatacgccgccgctaaacctacatacgccgccgctaaacctacatacgccgccgctaaacctacatacgccgccgctaaacctacatacgccgccgctaaacctacatacgccgccgctaaacctacatacgccgccgctaaacctacatacgccgccgctaaacctacatacgccgccgctaaacctacatacgccgccgctaaacctacatacgccgccgctaaacctacatacgccgccgctaaacctacatacgccgccgctaaacctacatacgccgccgctaaacctacatacgccgccgctaaacctacatacgccgccgctaaacctacatacgccgccgctaaacctacatacgccgccgctaaacctacatacgccgccgctaaacctacatacgccgccgctaaacctacatacgccgccgctaaacctacatacgccgccgctaaacctacatacgccgccgctaaacctacatacgccgccgctaaacctacatacgccgccgctaaacctacatacgccgccgctaaacctacatacgccgccgctaaacctacatacgccgccgctaaacctacatacgccgccgctaaacctacatacgccgccgctaaacctacatacgccgccgctaaacctacatacgccgccgctaaacctacatacgccgccgctaaacctacatacgccgccgctaaacctacatacgccgccgctaaacctacatacgccgccgctaaacctacatacgccgccgctaaacctacatacgccgccgctaaacctacatacgccgccgctaaacctacatacgccgccgctaaacctacatacgccgccgctaaacctacatacgccgccgctaaacctacatacgccgccgctaaacctacatacgccgccgctaaacctacatacgccgccgctaaacctacatacgccgccgctaaacctacatacgccgccgctaaacctacatacgccgccgctaaacctacatacgccgccgctaaacctacatacgccgccgctaaacctacatacgccgccgctaaacctacatacgccgccgctaaacctacatacgccgccgctaaacctacatacgccgccgctaaacctacatacgccgccgctaaacctacatacgccgccgctaaacctacatacgccgccgctaaacctacatacgccgccgctaaacctacatacgccgccgctaaacctacatacgccgccgctaaacctacatacgccgccgctaaacctacatacgccgccgctaaacctacatacgccgccgctaaacctacatacgccgccgctaaacctacatacgccgccgctaaacctacatacgccgccgctaaacctacatacgccgcacaatgtcggcactattacagt GTCAGAGATGTCTTGCGAGGAACAATGCCCAATAGCCATGAAAATGTCAGCCTGTGTTAG
- the LOC126105407 gene encoding uncharacterized protein LOC126105407: protein MPEVDYLPPVDYLPPVDYLPPVDYLPPVDYLPPVDYLPPVDYLPPVDYLPPVDYLPPVDYLPPVDYLPPVDYLPPVDYLPPVDYLPPVDYLPPVDYLPPVDYLPPVDYLPPVDYLPPVDYLPPVDYLPPVDYLPPVDYLPPVDYLPPVDYLPPVDYLPPVDYLPPVDYLPPVDYLPPVDYLPPVDYLPPVDYLPPVDYLPPVDYLPPVDYLPPVDYLPPVDYLPPVDYLPPVDYLPPVDYLPPVDYLPPVDYLPPVDYLPPVDYLPPVDYLPPVDYLPPVDYLPPVDYLPPVDYLPPVDYLPPVDYLPPVESTMSTVEIVYLPGLLPPPHHVIVLR, encoded by the coding sequence ATGCCTGAAGTAGATTACTTACCTCCAGTAGATTACTTACCTCCAGTAGATTACTTACCTCCAGTAGATTACTTACCTCCAGTAGATTACTTACCTCCAGTAGATTACTTACCTCCAGTAGATTACTTACCTCCAGTAGATTACTTACCTCCAGTAGATTACTTACCTCCAGTAGATTACTTACCTCCAGTAGATTACTTACCTCCAGTAGATTACTTACCTCCAGTAGATTACTTACCTCCAGTAGATTACTTACCTCCAGTAGATTACTTACCTCCAGTAGATTACTTACCTCCAGTAGATTACTTACCTCCAGTAGATTACTTACCTCCAGTAGATTACTTACCTCCAGTAGATTACTTACCTCCAGTAGATTACTTACCTCCAGTAGATTACTTACCTCCAGTAGATTACTTACCTCCAGTAGATTACTTACCTCCAGTAGATTACTTACCTCCAGTAGATTACTTACCTCCAGTAGATTACTTACCTCCAGTAGATTACTTACCTCCAGTAGATTACTTACCTCCAGTAGATTACTTACCTCCAGTAGATTACTTACCTCCAGTAGATTACTTACCTCCAGTAGATTACTTACCTCCAGTAGATTACTTACCTCCAGTAGATTACTTACCTCCAGTAGATTACTTACCTCCAGTAGATTACTTACCTCCAGTAGATTACTTACCTCCAGTAGATTACTTACCTCCAGTAGATTACTTACCTCCAGTAGATTACTTACCTCCAGTAGATTACTTACCTCCAGTAGATTACTTACCTCCAGTAGATTACTTACCTCCAGTAGATTACTTACCTCCAGTAGATTACTTACCTCCAGTAGATTACTTACCTCCAGTAGATTACTTACCTCCAGTAGATTACTTACCTCCAGTAGATTACTTACCTCCAGTAGATTACTTACCTCCAGTAGAGTCGACCATGTCCACAGTTGAGATCGTATATCTTCCTGGTCTTCTTCCTCCACCGCATCATGTAATTGTATTGAGATAA